TCCTCTCCAGTTATGGCGTTCTTGAAGCCCCTAATCGCCTGGCCAAAGCCAGACCCTATCTGGGGAAGACGGGAAGCACCAAAGAGAAGAAAGACGATGACCAGGATGATGATGAGCTCGGTAGGCCCCAGTTTAAATGGCATGCTCTCCTTCCCCCTTTCCTAGACCTCGGCCTGATTATATACCAAGACCCGGGGCAAGGCAACCAGATGTCACCCCTGCCTTCAACCCCCGGCAGCAGGAGAAGAACGGGGCTCTCCA
This DNA window, taken from Chloroflexota bacterium, encodes the following:
- a CDS encoding twin-arginine translocase TatA/TatE family subunit; translated protein: MPFKLGPTELIIILVIVFLLFGASRLPQIGSGFGQAIRGFKNAITGEDEKKEKKAARSRRKKEGKA